A genome region from Setaria italica strain Yugu1 chromosome III, Setaria_italica_v2.0, whole genome shotgun sequence includes the following:
- the LOC101783082 gene encoding cell wall protein RBR3 isoform X2 — MLDKKEDRTRMLPKSSSQKTLRAAMQEERATMASRLLSKDPSSVSNPSFRVYYGVASAGSVPFMWESAPGTPKNSISDTTLPPLTPPPSYYSNKGAAKTKFSKSQSSKKLLSSSKPASFVQSILPKLRRSHTMPSRSPSAAAPTSKEGAQVQCTRSRSRLLASPRSSFSSNSRGDDEDDGGAASSPTSTLCFRTRHSGGGTGRLHGLLASVVGGQG, encoded by the exons ATGCTGGACAAGAAGGAAGACAGGACGCGGATGCTCCCCAAGAGCTCGAGCCAGAAGACGCTCCGTGCCGCCATGCAGGAGGAGCGGGCCACCATGGCCAGCCGCCTGCTCTCCAAGGACCCCTCCTCCGTCTCCAACCCCTCCTTCCGCGTCTACTACGGCGTCGCCTCCGCGGGCTCCGTGCCCTTCATGTGGGAGTCGGCGCCGGGCACGCCCAAGAACTCCATCTCCGACACCACCCTCCCGCCgctcaccccgccgccgtcctacTACAGCAACAAGGGCGCCGCCAAGACCAAGTTCTCCAAGTCCCAATCCTCCAAGAAGCTCTTGTCTTCCTCCAAGCCGGCGAGCTTCGTCCAGAGCATCCTCCCCAAGCTGCGCCGGAGCCACACCATGCCGTCACGGTCACCGTCTGCGGCGGCGCCAACGTCCAAGGAGGGCGCGCAGGTGCAGTGCACCCGGAGCCGGAGCAGGCTGCTGGCGAGCCCGCGCTCGTCCTTCTCGTCGAACTCGAGGGGAGATGACGAAgatgacggcggcgcggcgtcgtcgccgACATCCACGCTGTGCTTCCGGACGCGGCACTCCGGCGGGGGTACCGGGAGGCTGCACGGGCTGCTGGCGTCAGTGGTCGGAGGGCAAG GGTAG
- the LOC101783082 gene encoding cell wall protein RBR3 isoform X1 produces MLDKKEDRTRMLPKSSSQKTLRAAMQEERATMASRLLSKDPSSVSNPSFRVYYGVASAGSVPFMWESAPGTPKNSISDTTLPPLTPPPSYYSNKGAAKTKFSKSQSSKKLLSSSKPASFVQSILPKLRRSHTMPSRSPSAAAPTSKEGAQVQCTRSRSRLLASPRSSFSSNSRGDDEDDGGAASSPTSTLCFRTRHSGGGTGRLHGLLASVVGGQGTTAS; encoded by the coding sequence ATGCTGGACAAGAAGGAAGACAGGACGCGGATGCTCCCCAAGAGCTCGAGCCAGAAGACGCTCCGTGCCGCCATGCAGGAGGAGCGGGCCACCATGGCCAGCCGCCTGCTCTCCAAGGACCCCTCCTCCGTCTCCAACCCCTCCTTCCGCGTCTACTACGGCGTCGCCTCCGCGGGCTCCGTGCCCTTCATGTGGGAGTCGGCGCCGGGCACGCCCAAGAACTCCATCTCCGACACCACCCTCCCGCCgctcaccccgccgccgtcctacTACAGCAACAAGGGCGCCGCCAAGACCAAGTTCTCCAAGTCCCAATCCTCCAAGAAGCTCTTGTCTTCCTCCAAGCCGGCGAGCTTCGTCCAGAGCATCCTCCCCAAGCTGCGCCGGAGCCACACCATGCCGTCACGGTCACCGTCTGCGGCGGCGCCAACGTCCAAGGAGGGCGCGCAGGTGCAGTGCACCCGGAGCCGGAGCAGGCTGCTGGCGAGCCCGCGCTCGTCCTTCTCGTCGAACTCGAGGGGAGATGACGAAgatgacggcggcgcggcgtcgtcgccgACATCCACGCTGTGCTTCCGGACGCGGCACTCCGGCGGGGGTACCGGGAGGCTGCACGGGCTGCTGGCGTCAGTGGTCGGAGGGCAAGGTACCACCGCTTCTTGA